Proteins co-encoded in one Candidatus Pelagibacter sp. RS40 genomic window:
- a CDS encoding CvpA family protein, with amino-acid sequence MIDHIQDILEKITVFDYSYIILTILLMIRGAFKGFVLSILSAAKWVLAYVLTIFMFPKVKPHVENILDNEYVLDVILGVSLFVLIIFLILMINKAISKAVTYSGIGTIDKFFGLIFGIVKSYVVVVCLFTAANIVYNYEKWPLNLRDSFTFPMVEKGSKYLIKEFPNEKEYQDAKEKVQDI; translated from the coding sequence GTGATTGATCATATTCAAGATATTTTAGAAAAAATTACTGTATTTGATTACTCTTATATAATTTTAACAATTTTGTTAATGATTAGAGGGGCTTTTAAAGGATTTGTATTATCAATTCTATCAGCAGCAAAATGGGTATTGGCATATGTTTTAACAATTTTTATGTTTCCAAAAGTCAAACCCCATGTAGAAAATATTTTAGACAACGAATATGTATTAGATGTAATTTTGGGAGTTAGCTTATTTGTATTAATAATTTTCTTAATATTGATGATTAATAAAGCAATAAGTAAAGCTGTAACCTATTCAGGTATTGGAACAATAGATAAATTTTTTGGTTTGATATTTGGAATCGTTAAATCCTATGTAGTTGTAGTTTGTTTATTTACAGCTGCTAATATTGTTTATAATTATGAAAAATGGCCTTTAAACTTGAGGGATTCGTTTACGTTTCCAATGGTTGAAAAAGGTAGTAAGTACCTTATAAAAGAATTTCCCAATGAAAAAGAATATCAAGACGCTAAAGAAAAAGTTCAGGATATATAG
- a CDS encoding efflux RND transporter permease subunit, with protein sequence MLANFYQKNIIEKPKFVFLFLLIFLIFFGYFSKNFRLDASSDTLLIEGDPDLKYLNEISERYGAKEFLVLTYTPNGEMISSESIKNLLSLKQEIQKLDWVHNVITLLDIPLLNSTDQPLLERLKNFKSLKDNDVDKIRGFQEIKNSPVFRNFVISEDGKTSGIIVYLKPREKNKEFKNKQELEKYKDQIKKQNHENILEIREVIKNFNNIGKIHLGGIPMIADDMMTFIKNDIIVFGLGVLIFIIATLWFVFRKLIWIIVPISSCFFSVVIMMGLLGLVGWKVTVISSNFIAMMLILTMAMNIHMSTRFLQLSKKFPKKTKTSILLMTTSNMYWPILYTVLTTICAFLSLIFSEIKPIIDFGWMMTMGLLTSFIITFTLLPTLLNFIESSNINIKKDQRSKFTYFLGNFAIDRKNIIFGTTVLVIILSVAGISKLEVENSFINYFNKNTEIYKGMKLIDEKLGGTTPLEVILKFPKNKEEKSDDDFEDDWGDEEQNNDKYWFTKDKIDKINNVHNYLDSLEPVGKVLSFSSIIKVATQLNNNKPLGTLEMGVLYSKIPDTIKKEIVDPYISIKDSEARISLRIKDSLEDLRRNDLINQINFDLENKLGLKKDEFKLGGVLILFNNLLQSLFKSQILTLGFVMVGIFIMFIILFRNIKLSLIGVVPNFIAAFFILGIIGLAGIPLDMMTITIAAITIGIAVDNSIHYIYRFKEEFAKIKDYDKTLRVCHSTVGVAILNTSITIVFGFSILVLSNFIPTIYFGIFTGIAMLLAMISVLTLLPSLLLVIKPFSIK encoded by the coding sequence ATGTTAGCTAATTTTTATCAAAAGAATATTATTGAAAAACCAAAATTTGTTTTTCTTTTCCTTTTAATTTTTTTAATTTTTTTTGGTTATTTCTCGAAAAATTTTAGGCTTGATGCATCATCAGATACTCTTCTTATTGAAGGTGATCCAGACCTAAAATATCTAAATGAGATATCTGAAAGATATGGGGCAAAAGAATTTTTAGTATTAACTTATACTCCAAATGGTGAAATGATTTCATCTGAATCCATAAAAAATTTACTATCACTAAAACAAGAAATTCAAAAATTAGATTGGGTTCATAATGTTATCACCCTTTTAGACATACCTCTTCTTAATAGCACTGATCAACCTCTTTTGGAAAGATTAAAAAATTTTAAATCATTAAAAGATAATGATGTTGATAAAATCAGAGGTTTTCAAGAAATAAAAAATAGTCCTGTATTTAGAAATTTTGTAATAAGTGAAGATGGGAAAACTAGCGGAATAATTGTTTATCTAAAACCCAGGGAAAAAAACAAAGAATTTAAAAACAAGCAAGAGCTAGAAAAATATAAAGATCAGATCAAAAAACAAAATCATGAAAATATTTTAGAGATCAGAGAAGTAATAAAAAATTTTAATAATATTGGTAAAATTCATTTGGGCGGTATTCCCATGATTGCAGATGATATGATGACGTTTATAAAAAACGATATCATTGTATTTGGACTTGGAGTATTAATTTTTATTATAGCAACACTCTGGTTTGTCTTTAGAAAATTAATTTGGATTATAGTGCCTATAAGCAGTTGTTTTTTTTCTGTGGTAATTATGATGGGGCTTTTAGGTTTAGTTGGATGGAAAGTTACAGTTATATCCTCAAACTTTATAGCTATGATGCTAATCCTTACAATGGCAATGAATATTCATATGAGTACTCGATTTCTTCAACTCTCAAAAAAATTTCCAAAAAAAACAAAAACTAGTATCCTATTAATGACTACAAGTAATATGTATTGGCCTATACTTTATACTGTTCTTACAACTATTTGCGCTTTCTTATCTTTAATTTTTAGTGAAATTAAACCAATCATTGATTTTGGTTGGATGATGACAATGGGATTGCTTACGTCTTTTATAATCACATTTACACTACTACCAACTTTGTTAAATTTTATTGAAAGCTCAAATATCAATATAAAAAAGGATCAAAGGTCAAAATTTACATATTTTCTTGGTAATTTTGCAATTGATAGAAAAAATATTATTTTTGGAACAACTGTACTTGTTATTATTTTAAGTGTTGCTGGTATTTCAAAATTAGAGGTAGAAAATAGTTTCATCAATTACTTCAATAAAAATACCGAAATTTATAAAGGCATGAAATTAATTGATGAAAAGTTAGGTGGCACTACTCCTTTGGAGGTAATACTTAAGTTTCCAAAAAATAAAGAGGAAAAGTCTGATGATGATTTTGAAGATGATTGGGGTGATGAAGAGCAAAATAATGACAAATATTGGTTTACTAAAGATAAAATTGATAAAATTAATAATGTACATAACTATTTAGACAGCTTAGAGCCAGTAGGCAAAGTACTTTCTTTTTCCTCTATAATTAAAGTTGCAACTCAACTAAATAACAACAAGCCATTAGGGACACTAGAAATGGGTGTATTGTATTCAAAAATTCCTGATACAATTAAAAAAGAAATAGTTGATCCTTATATTTCAATAAAAGACTCAGAGGCACGAATAAGTTTAAGAATAAAAGATTCTTTAGAAGATTTAAGAAGGAATGACTTAATTAATCAAATTAATTTCGATTTAGAAAATAAACTAGGACTTAAAAAAGATGAATTTAAATTGGGAGGTGTTCTAATTTTATTTAATAACTTGTTACAAAGTTTATTTAAATCTCAAATATTAACTCTTGGTTTTGTTATGGTTGGGATATTTATTATGTTCATTATTTTATTTAGAAATATCAAATTATCCTTAATTGGGGTTGTTCCAAATTTTATAGCTGCTTTTTTTATTTTAGGAATTATTGGATTGGCAGGTATACCATTGGATATGATGACAATTACTATTGCTGCAATAACTATTGGTATTGCTGTTGATAACAGTATTCATTATATCTATAGATTTAAGGAAGAATTTGCCAAAATTAAAGATTACGACAAAACTCTTCGAGTTTGTCACTCAACTGTAGGGGTTGCCATATTAAATACCTCAATTACAATTGTGTTTGGATTTTCTATTTTAGTATTATCAAATTTTATTCCAACTATTTATTTCGGTATATTTACAGGTATTGCAATGTTATTGGCGATGATATCTGTACTAACTCTCCTTCCGTCTTTATTATTAGTTATTAAACCATTTTCAATTAAGTGA
- the purF gene encoding amidophosphoribosyltransferase gives MKKNIKTLKKKFRIYSPKIKEECGVFGISNSSDASTLTALGLHALQHRGQEGCGIVSFDGEKYHSEKRFGLVGDNFNDEKVLKNLPGKFAIGHNRYSTTGGTALRNVQPFFADTNSGGIGVAHNGNLTNAITLRNKMVEEGSIFYTTSDTETIVKLIAKSKRGRTIDKIIDAIFQIQGGYALVMMTQNSLIGVRDPLGIRPLVIGKLKNSYVFTSETCALDIIGAKFIREVENGEIVYVENDELQSLKPFPPKKVRPCIFEYIYFSRPDSILGGKTAYEYRKNFGAQLAKEDTFDADLVVPVPDSGNAAALGYAQEKKVKFDLGLIRNHYVGRTFIEPSQQIRSLGVKLKLNANLSVIKNKKIILIDDSLVRGTTSYKIVKMLYDAGAKEVHVRIASPEIKYPDFYGVDTPTKKELLAANKTVDEIKEFISAQSLKFLSLDGLYKAMGFEKRNDNYPQLTDHYFTGDYPVKIIDELGGDKVTQLSLLSTGSNN, from the coding sequence ATGAAAAAGAATATCAAGACGCTAAAGAAAAAGTTCAGGATATATAGTCCAAAAATCAAGGAAGAGTGCGGTGTTTTTGGAATAAGCAACTCTTCAGACGCATCTACCTTAACAGCTTTAGGTTTACATGCTCTGCAACACAGAGGTCAAGAAGGATGTGGGATTGTTTCATTTGATGGAGAAAAATATCATTCGGAAAAAAGGTTTGGTCTTGTAGGAGACAATTTTAATGATGAAAAAGTATTAAAAAATTTACCAGGAAAATTTGCAATTGGGCATAATAGATATTCAACAACAGGAGGAACTGCTTTAAGAAATGTACAGCCATTCTTTGCAGATACAAATTCTGGAGGAATTGGTGTAGCTCACAATGGAAATTTAACTAATGCTATAACCTTAAGAAATAAAATGGTTGAGGAAGGATCAATCTTTTACACAACTTCTGACACTGAAACTATTGTTAAACTAATTGCTAAATCAAAAAGAGGTAGAACAATTGATAAAATAATCGATGCTATATTCCAAATTCAAGGAGGATATGCTTTGGTTATGATGACTCAAAACAGCTTAATAGGAGTTAGAGATCCACTTGGTATTCGTCCTCTCGTTATTGGAAAGTTAAAAAATTCCTATGTTTTTACTTCAGAGACATGTGCTTTGGATATCATAGGTGCAAAATTTATAAGAGAAGTTGAAAATGGAGAAATTGTTTACGTTGAAAATGATGAGTTACAAAGTTTAAAACCCTTTCCACCAAAAAAAGTAAGGCCTTGTATTTTTGAATACATTTATTTTTCAAGACCCGATAGTATTTTAGGTGGGAAAACTGCTTATGAGTATAGAAAAAATTTTGGCGCGCAATTAGCTAAAGAGGATACTTTTGATGCTGATTTGGTTGTGCCGGTGCCAGATTCTGGAAATGCTGCAGCACTAGGTTATGCTCAAGAAAAAAAAGTAAAATTTGATTTAGGTCTTATTAGGAACCACTATGTTGGACGAACATTTATTGAGCCCTCTCAGCAAATTAGAAGCCTTGGAGTAAAATTAAAATTAAATGCTAACCTATCAGTAATTAAAAATAAAAAAATAATATTAATAGATGACTCGCTTGTCAGAGGAACGACCTCATATAAAATAGTTAAGATGTTATATGATGCTGGAGCTAAAGAAGTACATGTTAGAATTGCTAGTCCTGAAATCAAATATCCTGATTTTTATGGTGTAGATACCCCTACAAAGAAAGAACTATTGGCCGCTAACAAAACTGTAGATGAAATAAAAGAATTTATAAGTGCACAAAGTTTGAAATTTTTAAGTTTAGACGGGCTGTATAAAGCCATGGGATTTGAAAAAAGAAATGATAACTATCCTCAATTAACAGATCACTATTTTACTGGTGATTATCCAGTAAAAATAATTGACGAATTAGGTGGGGATAAAGTTACTCAATTATCACTCTTAAGTACTGGTTCAAATAACTGA
- a CDS encoding HD domain-containing protein, which translates to MKKVSFTEMKHGTKEDYALLDKHEKEYERKTADRILNYLSKLDSTLEGYKVSRLEHSLQSATRAFKNGESEEMVVATLLHDIGDELAPMNHSQYAASILRPYVSEKTHWIIEKHGLFQTYYSAEHLGGDKNARDRYKDHKYYQATVDFCENYDQCSFDPDYKSMTLKEFEPMVRKIFARNPFYHH; encoded by the coding sequence ATGAAAAAAGTAAGTTTTACTGAAATGAAGCATGGAACCAAAGAGGATTATGCTCTTTTAGACAAACACGAAAAAGAATATGAAAGAAAAACTGCTGATAGAATTTTAAACTATCTTTCAAAACTAGATAGCACACTTGAAGGATATAAAGTTTCAAGATTAGAACATTCTTTACAATCAGCGACTAGAGCATTTAAGAATGGAGAGAGCGAGGAAATGGTTGTTGCAACTCTATTGCATGATATTGGAGATGAACTAGCTCCGATGAATCACTCGCAGTATGCTGCATCAATATTAAGACCTTATGTATCTGAAAAAACTCATTGGATCATTGAAAAACATGGTTTGTTTCAAACTTATTATTCAGCAGAACATTTGGGTGGAGATAAAAATGCTAGAGATAGATATAAAGATCATAAATATTATCAAGCAACTGTTGATTTTTGCGAGAATTACGATCAATGTTCTTTTGATCCAGATTACAAGTCAATGACATTAAAAGAATTTGAACC